Proteins encoded within one genomic window of Canis lupus baileyi chromosome 36, mCanLup2.hap1, whole genome shotgun sequence:
- the SLC40A1 gene encoding ferroportin isoform X2, giving the protein MKPSSRLARQRKEETIQGDRMWHFAVSVFLVELYGNSLLLTAVYGLVVAGSVLVLGAIIGDWVDKNARLKVAQTSLVVQNVSVILCGIILMMVFLHKNELLTMYHGWVLTFCYILIITIADVANLASTATAITIQRDWIVVVAGGDRSKLADMNATIRRIDQLTNILAPMAVGQIMTFGSAVIGCGFISGWNLVSMCVEYFLLWKVYQKTPALAVKAALKVEEAELKQLNLHKETEPKPLEGTHLMGEKDPNVHELEHEQEPSCASQMAEPFRTFRDGWVSYYNQSVFLAGMGLAFLYMTVLGFDCITTGYAYTQGLSGSILSILMGASAITGIMGTVAFTWLRRKCGLVRTGLISGFAQLSCLILCVISVFMPGSPLDLSVSPFEDIRSRFIQAEPLSTMTPTKVPEIIFTTEMHMSNGSDPAGIFPETTPKSVPIISVSLLFAGVIAARIGLWSFDLTVTQLLQENVIESERGIINGVQNSMNYLLDLLHFIMVILAPNPEAFGLLVLISVSFVAMGHIMYFRFAQKTLGSKLFACGADDEEVTNENQANTSVV; this is encoded by the exons ggAGATCGGATGTGGCACTTTGCCGTGTCCGTGTTCCTGGTAGAGCTGTATGGAAATAGCCTCCTCCTGACTGCAGTCTATGGGCTGGTGGTGGCAGGATCTGTTCTTGTCCTTGGAGCCATCATCGGTGATTGGGTGGATAAGAACGCCAGACTTAAAG TGGCTCAGACTTCGCTGGTGGTACAGAATGTTTCGGTCATCCTGTGTGGAATCATCCTGATGATGGTTTTCTTACATAAAAATGAGCTTCTGACCATGTACCATGGATGGGTCCTT ACTTTCTGTTATATCCTGATCATCACTATTGCCGATGTTGCAAATTTGGCCAGTACTGCCACTGCCATCACGATCCAGAGAGACTGGATTGTTGTTGTTGCTGGAGGAGACAGGAGCAAATTAGCAG ATATGAATGCTACAATACGAAGAATTGACCAGTTAACCAACATCTTGGCCCCCATGGCTGTTGGCCAGATTATGACATTTGGCTCTGCAGTCATTGGCTGTGGTTTCATTTCGGGGTGGAATTTGGTGTCCATGTGTGTGGAGTACTTTCTGCTCTGGAAGGTTTACCAGAAAACACCTGCTCTAGCTGTGAAAGCTGCTCTTAAAGTAGAGGAAGCTGAATTGAAACAGCTGAATTTACATAAAG AAACTGAGCCAAAACCCTTGGAGGGAACTCATCTAATGGGTGAGAAAGACCCTAATGTCCATGAGCTTGAACATGAGCAAGAGCCAAGCTGCGCCTCCCAGATGGCCGAGCCCTTCCGCACCTTCCGAGATGGCTGGGTCTCCTATTACAACCAGTCAGTGTTTCTGGCCGGCATGGGTCTTGCTTTCCTCTATATGACTGTCCTGGGCTTTGACTGTATCACCACAGGGTACGCCTACACTCAGGGGCTGAGTGGGTCCATCCTCAGTATTTTGATGGGAGCATCAGCCATAACTGGAATAATGGGAACCGTGGCTTTTACTTGGCTCCGGAGAAAATGCGGCCTGGTTCGGACTGGTCTGATCTCAGGATTTGCACAGCTTTCCTGTTTGATCTTGTGCGTGATCTCCGTGTTCATGCCTGGAAGCCCCTTGGacttgtctgtttctccttttgaaGATATCCGTTCTAGGTTCATTCAAGCAGAGCCACTGTCCACAATGACACCTACAAAAGTACCTGAAATCATCTTTACAACTGAAATGCACATGTCCAACGGGTCTGACCCTGCTGGTATTTTCCCAGAGACGACTCCCAAATCTGTGCCCATAATCTCTGTCAGTCTGCTGTTCGCAGGCGTCATTGCTGCTAGAATCG GTCTTTGGTCCTTTGATTTAACTGTGACACAGTTGCTGCAAGAAAATGTAATTGAATCTGAACGAGGCATTATTAATGGTGTTCAGAACTCCATGAACTATCTCCTTGATCTTCTGCATTTCATCATGGTCATCCTGGCTCCGAATCCCGAAGCTTTTGGCTTGCTTGTGTTGATTTCAGTCTCCTTTGTGGCAATGGGCCACATCATGTATTTTCGATTTGCCCAGAAAACTCTGGGCAGCAAGCTTTTTGCCTGTGGTGCCGACGATGAGGAAGTCACGAACGAAAATCAAGCGAATACGTCTGTCGTGTGA
- the SLC40A1 gene encoding ferroportin isoform X1 produces the protein MPKAGEQARQGGCCGSLANYLTSAKFLLYLGHSLSTWGDRMWHFAVSVFLVELYGNSLLLTAVYGLVVAGSVLVLGAIIGDWVDKNARLKVAQTSLVVQNVSVILCGIILMMVFLHKNELLTMYHGWVLTFCYILIITIADVANLASTATAITIQRDWIVVVAGGDRSKLADMNATIRRIDQLTNILAPMAVGQIMTFGSAVIGCGFISGWNLVSMCVEYFLLWKVYQKTPALAVKAALKVEEAELKQLNLHKETEPKPLEGTHLMGEKDPNVHELEHEQEPSCASQMAEPFRTFRDGWVSYYNQSVFLAGMGLAFLYMTVLGFDCITTGYAYTQGLSGSILSILMGASAITGIMGTVAFTWLRRKCGLVRTGLISGFAQLSCLILCVISVFMPGSPLDLSVSPFEDIRSRFIQAEPLSTMTPTKVPEIIFTTEMHMSNGSDPAGIFPETTPKSVPIISVSLLFAGVIAARIGLWSFDLTVTQLLQENVIESERGIINGVQNSMNYLLDLLHFIMVILAPNPEAFGLLVLISVSFVAMGHIMYFRFAQKTLGSKLFACGADDEEVTNENQANTSVV, from the exons ggAGATCGGATGTGGCACTTTGCCGTGTCCGTGTTCCTGGTAGAGCTGTATGGAAATAGCCTCCTCCTGACTGCAGTCTATGGGCTGGTGGTGGCAGGATCTGTTCTTGTCCTTGGAGCCATCATCGGTGATTGGGTGGATAAGAACGCCAGACTTAAAG TGGCTCAGACTTCGCTGGTGGTACAGAATGTTTCGGTCATCCTGTGTGGAATCATCCTGATGATGGTTTTCTTACATAAAAATGAGCTTCTGACCATGTACCATGGATGGGTCCTT ACTTTCTGTTATATCCTGATCATCACTATTGCCGATGTTGCAAATTTGGCCAGTACTGCCACTGCCATCACGATCCAGAGAGACTGGATTGTTGTTGTTGCTGGAGGAGACAGGAGCAAATTAGCAG ATATGAATGCTACAATACGAAGAATTGACCAGTTAACCAACATCTTGGCCCCCATGGCTGTTGGCCAGATTATGACATTTGGCTCTGCAGTCATTGGCTGTGGTTTCATTTCGGGGTGGAATTTGGTGTCCATGTGTGTGGAGTACTTTCTGCTCTGGAAGGTTTACCAGAAAACACCTGCTCTAGCTGTGAAAGCTGCTCTTAAAGTAGAGGAAGCTGAATTGAAACAGCTGAATTTACATAAAG AAACTGAGCCAAAACCCTTGGAGGGAACTCATCTAATGGGTGAGAAAGACCCTAATGTCCATGAGCTTGAACATGAGCAAGAGCCAAGCTGCGCCTCCCAGATGGCCGAGCCCTTCCGCACCTTCCGAGATGGCTGGGTCTCCTATTACAACCAGTCAGTGTTTCTGGCCGGCATGGGTCTTGCTTTCCTCTATATGACTGTCCTGGGCTTTGACTGTATCACCACAGGGTACGCCTACACTCAGGGGCTGAGTGGGTCCATCCTCAGTATTTTGATGGGAGCATCAGCCATAACTGGAATAATGGGAACCGTGGCTTTTACTTGGCTCCGGAGAAAATGCGGCCTGGTTCGGACTGGTCTGATCTCAGGATTTGCACAGCTTTCCTGTTTGATCTTGTGCGTGATCTCCGTGTTCATGCCTGGAAGCCCCTTGGacttgtctgtttctccttttgaaGATATCCGTTCTAGGTTCATTCAAGCAGAGCCACTGTCCACAATGACACCTACAAAAGTACCTGAAATCATCTTTACAACTGAAATGCACATGTCCAACGGGTCTGACCCTGCTGGTATTTTCCCAGAGACGACTCCCAAATCTGTGCCCATAATCTCTGTCAGTCTGCTGTTCGCAGGCGTCATTGCTGCTAGAATCG GTCTTTGGTCCTTTGATTTAACTGTGACACAGTTGCTGCAAGAAAATGTAATTGAATCTGAACGAGGCATTATTAATGGTGTTCAGAACTCCATGAACTATCTCCTTGATCTTCTGCATTTCATCATGGTCATCCTGGCTCCGAATCCCGAAGCTTTTGGCTTGCTTGTGTTGATTTCAGTCTCCTTTGTGGCAATGGGCCACATCATGTATTTTCGATTTGCCCAGAAAACTCTGGGCAGCAAGCTTTTTGCCTGTGGTGCCGACGATGAGGAAGTCACGAACGAAAATCAAGCGAATACGTCTGTCGTGTGA